The genome window AAGTAGAACGCGCAACCATCAGTATGATCCAATCATTAGTGGAACAACGCTTGCTGGGAGCAGGTTATATTACCATTGCAGAACACTACATTTCTTATCGCTTGCAACGTGATTTGGAACGGAGTGGCTATGGTGATCATATCGCCGTGCATTTGCATTTTGAGCAAATTCGCTAGAATACTAATAGAAGTTACTTCGGTAGCTTCTTTTTAGTATTTTTCTTAATCACAGTGATTTCAGAAAACATGGTATAATAGAAGAGATTGAACTGGAAAGGAATGGAGAACATGGCAACTATACAATGGTTTCCTGGACACATGTCCAAAGCTAGAAGACAAGTACAAGAAAATTTAAAATTTGTGGATTTTGTGACGGTTCTGGTAGATGCTCGTTTGCCCCTATCAAGCCAAAATCCTATGTTAACCAAAATTGTTGGTGATAAGCCTAAATTAATGATTTTGAACAAGGTAGACTTGGCAGATCCTGTGGCAACAAAAGAATGGCAGGACTATTTTGAGTCTCAAGGCATCAAAACCTTGGCTATCAACTCCAAAGAGCAATCTACGGTTAAGAAGGTCACAGATGCTGCTAAGAGCTTGATGGCCGATAAAATTGCTCGTCAGAAGGAACGAGGGATTCAGATTGAAACCCTTCGGACCATGATTATCGGGATTCCTAATGCCGGGAAATCAACTCTGATGAACCGCTTAGCGGGGAAAAAGATTGCTGTTGTTGGAAATAAACCAGGGGTGACCAAGGGGCAACAATGGTTGAAAACCAATAAAGACCTTGAAATCTTGGATACCCCAGGGATTCTCTGGCCAAAGTTTGAAGATGAAGAAGTGGCTTTAAAGCTCGCCTTAACAGGAGCGATAAAGGATCAGTTGCTTCCAATGGATGAAGTGACCATCTTTGGCCTTAACTATTTTAAAGAGCATTATCCAGCTGTTTTGCAGGAACGTTTTAAACAAATGGATCTGGAACAAGAAGCTCCTGAAATCATTATGGAAATGACCCAGAAATTAGGATTTCGTGAAGATTACGACCGTTTTTACCAACTCTTTGTTAAAGACGTCCGCGATGGAAAATTGGGACGCTATACGCTAGATCGCGTAGGGGAATTTGATGGCAACCATTAAGGAAATTAAAGAACAATTAGCAAGCATTCAGCGGTTAGACGATCCTTTATTGACTGAATTGGAACAGGATAGCCGATCTGGTGTGATCCAAGCGATCGCAAAGCGAAAAAAAGAAATCCAAAAACGTTTAGATGAAGATGAACGTTTGGAAAAAATGCTAGCCTATGAAAAAGAACTTTATACTCAAGGGATTCAGCTCATTGCAGGAGTGGATGAAGTGGGACGTGGTCCATTAGCGGGACCAGTTGTTGCAGCTGCCGTGATCTTGCCGAAAGCTTGTAAAATTCCAGGACTCAACGATAGTAAAAAGATTCCAAAATCAAAACACAAGGAAATCTATGAGGCTGTGCTCCAAAACGCCATTGCGATCGGAATCGGCATCAAGGATAATCAAGTGATTGACCAGGTTAATATCTATGAAGCTACGAAGCTAGCCATGAGGGAAGCCATTGGTCAGCTAGAGCCTCAACCCCAGCATCTTTTGATTGATGCCATGAGGTTAGATCTTCCTATTTCCCAAACTAGTATCATCAAAGGGGATGCCAACTCCTTATCCATTGCTGCAGCATCCATCGTAGCCAAGGTGACTCGGGATCAGATGATGGAAGAGTTTGATCGAAAATATCCGGGTTATGATTTTGCACAGAACGCTGGCTATGGGACAGCTAAGCATCTGGCTGGCCTCGACCAGCTGGGAGTGACCCCTATCCATCGGCGTTCGTTTGAACCCGTCAAATCAATGTGTGAGGATTAGGTTATGCTATTCACTATCGACATCGGTGGTACCTTTATAAAGTACGGTCTGATGGACGCAGACTATCAATTGGTTCATACAGACAAGATCCCAACACCACCTACGATTGAGGAGTTTTGGCAAGGATTAGAAGAAATCGTTACACCCGTAAGGGAAGAAATCGAGGGAATCGCCATTTCATGCCCCGGTGAGATCCAAAAGAGCCTTGGCTTTGTCTTGCGAGGTGGTCTCATTCCATATTTGCGCAGCATTCCTCTAGCAAGTAAACTCGAACAAACATTTCAAGTACCCGTCACTGTTCTCAATGATGGAGAAGCCGCTGGTCTAGCGGAAGCAAGGCTTGGTAATCTAAAAGATTGTCCATGTGGTGCGACCTTGGTCTTGGGGACAGGAGTAGGTCTCGCTCTTCTTTCTAATGGTGACCTATTGAGAGGATGGCAACTGACAGAATACATTCGGTCTATTGATAAGGCAGAAAGAACACCAGAAAATCGCCGCTTTCATCGTGAACTCTTTTTGCAAGGCATTTCCAATCTTTTGGAAAACACCGGTTCAGCTGTTCAATTTGTTGAGAAGGCTAGTCATATTTTAAACCTAGAAAAGGCAGATGGTATAGCTGTTTTCAAAGCTCTTGATCTAGGGGGCCATGAGGAGCTGATATCCTTGTTTCAAGAATATTGTCATGATATTGCAATTTTGATTTTTAATCTTCAATCATTGCTCCTGATTGAAAAAGTGACGATTGGCGGGGGCATTAGTAGTCAACCACTATTGATCGATGAGATCAGTCGACAATACCATGAGCTGCTCTCTCAAAAAGGGCATAAACAATTTGAGGCCTTGCCGATCCAAGCGGCTCGCTTCCATAATGAAAGCAACTTGATTGGTGCCGCATCTTACTTTTATTCTTCGACATATCAAAAAAAGTTCTAGAAATAGAGCTTTTTTCTTTTCTTTTTCGAATAAATAAGTGAGAGGAAGTAGAAGGTGACCATGGAGAAATTTGAAATCTTTAAATTAAAAGAAGCCGGTTTATCAAATGAGCAAGTCTTGAGAGTCTTGGACTACTGTAGGAAAGAGCAAGTCTTACCAAGCTTAGAAGAGATAGCGAGGATCGCTCGCTGTCGCAGTATCCTTCATTTTGTAGACAAATACCGGCAACTAGATGAAGACCATTTACACAAGGAGTTTGAACGGTTCCCATCTCTATCCATTTTTGATCCAGAATACCCTGAGGAATTGCTACAGATCTACAATCCTCCTGTACTCCTTTTTTACCAAGGGGATTTGCAACTGTTAAGCAAACCGAAGATTGCAGTTGTTGGAGCTCGAGAGACCACGCGAGAAGGGGTTCGTTCTGTAGAGAAGATAATTAAGGAACTTGGAAATGAACTGGTCATTGTTAGTGGACTTGCTAAGGGAATTGATGCGACAGCTCATTATGCCAGTATACGAAATGGTGGTAAGACCATCGGAGTGATTGGAACGGGACTGGATGTCTTTTATCCTAAAAGCAATCAGAGATTACAGTCCCATATGGGGGAACACCATCTGATCTTGAGCGAGTATGGTCCAGGGCAGGCACCACTTAAGTTTCATTTTCCTGAGAGAAATCGCATCATTGCTGGTCTCTGTCAGGCAGTGATTGTGGCAGAGGCGCGATTCCGTTCAGGCAGTTTGATTACTTGTGAGCGTGCTATGGAAGAAGGCCGAGACGTTTTCGCTATTCCAGGAAATATTTTAGATGGAAAATCTGCAGGCTGCCATCACCTAATTCAAGAAGGCGCAAAGCTTATCACATCAGGCCAGGACATTCTTGATGAATTGAAATACGAATTGTGATTTTCCTATAGGAGAAGTTCCTAGTTGACATCTTTCTTAAAATGTATTAAACTCAATGAGATTTATACAATACAGAGGGATAAAACGTGGTAACAAAAAAGAAAAGCAGTACAACCAAGAAAAATTTGGTGATTGTGGAGTCTCCTGCTAAGGCCAAAACAATCGAGAAATACCTTGGTCGTAACTACAAAGTCATGGCCAGTGTTGGCCATATTCGGGACCTGAAAAAATCAACCATGTCGATCGATTTCGACAATAACTATGAACCGGAGTATATCAATATTCGCGGAAAAGGTCCCTTGATCAATGATTTGAAAAAAGAAGCTAAAAAAGCCAAACAAGTCTTTCTCGCAAGTGACCCGGACCGCGAGGGAGAAGCTATTTCTTGGCATTTAGCGCATATTTTGAACTTGGATGCCAAAGAAAAAAACCGTGTGGTCTTTAACGAAATCACCAAGGATGCCGTTAAAAATGCCTTTAAAGAACCGCGCCAAATCGATATGGACTTGGTCGATGCCCAACAAGCCCGTCGGGTCTTGGACCGGATTGTAGGGTATTCGATTTCGCCTATTCTTTGGAAAAAGGTCAAAAAAGGACTTTCTGCAGGACGCGTGCAATCTGTTGCCCTCAAATTAATCATTGATCGTGAAAATGAAATCAATGATTTCAAGCCGGAAGAATATTGGACCATTGATGGCGTCTTTAAAAAAGGGACCAAGCAATTCCAAGCCAGCTTCTATGGGATTGATGACAAGAAGATGAAGCTCAACACCAATGAAGAGGTGAAAGCTGTTCTTGAGCGCTTAGATGGTAAAGATTTTACCGTTGAGAAGGTGGAAAAGAAAGAACGTCGTCGGAATGCGCCACTTCCATACACCACCTCTTCCATGCAGATGGACGCTGCCAATAAGATCAACTTCCGTACACGCAAGACCATGATGGTCGCCCAGCAGTTGTACGAAGGAATCAATATTGGCTCTGGTGTTCAAGGTTTGATTACCTATATGCGTACCGATTCTACACGGATCAGCCCAGTTGCGCAAAATGAAGCAGCTAACTTTATCGTGGATCGCTTTGGTGAGAAATATTCCAAGCATGGAAGCCGCGTGAAGAATGCTTCTGGTGCCCAAGATGCCCACGAAGCCATTCGTCCATCCAGCGTCTTCAATACTCCTGAGAGCATTGCCAAATACTTGGACAAAGACCAATTAAAACTCTACACTTTGATTTGGAACCGCTTTGTAGCTAGTCAAATGACAGCTGCTGTCTTTGATACTATGAATGTCCGTTTGGGGCAAAATGGGGTTCAGTATACGGCAAATGGGAGCCAGGTGAAGTTTGATGGTTATTTGGCTATTTATAACGACTCAGATAAGAACAAGATGTTACCGGATATGGTAGAAGGCGATATCGTCAAGCAAGTCAATAGCAAGCCGGAGCAACACTTCACTCAACCACCTGCTCGTTATTCTGAAGCGACCTTGATTAAGACCTTGGAAGAGAACGGTGTTGGTCGTCCTTCAACCTATGCTCCGACGATTGAGACCATTCAAAAACGCTATTATGTGAAGCTGGTAGCAAAACGCTTTGAACCAACAGAATTAGGGGAAATCGTCAATAAACTGATTGTTGAATTCTTCCCAGATATCGTCAACGTGACCTTCACAGCAGAGATGGAAGGGAAACTCGATGATGTCGAACTTGGAAAGGAAGAGTGGCAAAAAGTCATCGATGCCTTCTACAAACCATTCACTAAGGAAGTCGCAAAGGCTGAAGAAGAGATGGAAAAAATCCAAATCAAAGACGAACCAGCTGGTTTTGATTGTGAAGTTTGTGGTAGCCCGATGGTGATTAAATTAGGACGTTTTGGTAAGTTCTATGCTTGTAGTAATTTCCCAGATTGTCGTCATACTCAGGCCATTGTCAAAGAAATCGGCGTGGAGTGTCCTGAGTGTCATCAGGGACAAATCATCGAACGCAAAACCAAGCGGAATCGTATTTTCTATGGATGCAATCGCTATCCAGAGTGTGAATTTACCTCTTGGGATAAACCGATCGGTCGGGATTGTCCAAAATGTGGCCACTACTTAGTTGAGAAAAAAGTTCGTGGTGGCGGCAAACAAGTTGTATGTAGCAATGGCGACTACGAAGAAGAAAAAGTGAAATAAGCTTTCAAATAATTCAATGTCTATTATAACGGCAATTTTTATAAATGTCTGTTATAATAGACATTCGTTGGACAGGAAGGAAAAACCTACCTGTCTTTTTATTTGGCTTTTTGGTATAATGGAGCAAGTAGAAAATTAGAAAGATTTGTGGGTGTCAAAACAGTCCAGCAGGGTGTTTTGATACCCAAAGAGGTATTAGTGTCATGTCTCAATCTTATATCAATGTGATCGGTGCGGGCCTTGCTGGCTCGGAAGCGGCTTATCAGATTGCCCAACAGGGAATTCCGGTCAAGCTCTATGAAATGCGTGGGGTCAAATCCACTCCGCAACACAAAACAGACAACTTTGCTGAGTTAGTCTGTTCCAACTCTCTTCGAGGAGATTCTCTGACCAATGCTGTTGGCCTCCTCAAAGAAGAAATGCGTCGCCTGGGTTCTGTTATCCTTGAAGCAGCTGAAGCGACTCGTGTACCGGCCGGTGGAGCACTTGCAGTGGACCGGGAGGGCTTTGCTAACCAAGTGACGGAAAAGGTGTCCCAACACCTACTCATCGAAGTCATTCGCGATGAAATTACGGTATTGCCGACAGATGCCATCACAGTGGTCGCAACGGGGCCTCTAACTAGCGATGCCTTGGCAGAAAAGATCCATACCCTCAATGGTGGCGACGGTTTCTATTTCTATGATGCAGCAGCTCCAATCATCGATGTCAATACTGTCGATATGAACAAGGTCTATCTCAAGTCACGCTATGACAAGGGAGAAGCAGCCTATCTCAACTGTCCCATGACCAAACAGGAATTTATGGATTTCCACGAGGCCTTGGTCAATGCAGAAGAAGCCCCGCTCAACTCTTTTGAAAAAGAAAAGTATTTTGAAGGTTGTATGCCAATTGAAGTCATGGCCAAACGAGGCATCAAAACCATGCTCTATGGCCCTATGAAACCAGTTGGACTCGAGTATCCAGATGATTACAAAGGTCCACGTGATGGGGAGTTTAAGACACCCTATGCAGTTGTTCAGTTGCGTCAAGACAATGTGGCAGCTAGCCTTTACAATATCGTCGGCTTCCAAACTCACCTTAAATGGGGTGAGCAAAAACGGGTTTTCCAAATGATTCCAGGTTTGGAACATGCGGAGTTTGTCAGATACGGCGTCATGCACCGCAATTCCTACATGGATTCTCCAAATCTGCTGGAACAAACCTACCGTTCTAAGAAACAAGCTAATCTCTTCTTTGCAGGTCAAATGACAGGGGTAGAAGGCTATGTTGAGTCAGCTGCCTCAGGTTTGGTAGCTGGAATCAATGCCGCTCGCCTTTTCAAAGGAGAAGAAGCAGCGATTTTCCCAGAAACAACAGCTATCGGAAGTTTGGCTCACTATATCACCCATGCCGATAGCAAACATTTCCAACCCATGAATGTCAACTTCGGGATTATCAAGGAGCTAGAAGGACCACGCATTCGGGATAAAAAGGAACGGTATGAGAAAATTGCCGAACGTTCTTTACAAGATTTGTCTCAGTTTATGGAAAAATAACCCAATAAAGGAAAAAGTTTGGAGAAAATCCAGACTTTTTCTTCTAAAAATGGTATAATGAATAAAATTTAGAATATAGAGAGTTTTCTGACAATGAACAAATCCTATTTTTATTTAGATATGAAGACACACGAGTTGAAAGTGCCTTATACCGGAAAACTCCGTCGTGTGCGAGTCTTATTACCTAAGAATTATGAAACGGATACAGATAGACGTTACCCTGTTGTTTATTTCCACGATGGGCAAAATGTCTTGTATAGCAAGGAAGCTTATGCGGGTCATTCCTGGAAAGTCATTCCAGCCATCAAGCGGAATCCTGATATTAGCCGCATGATTGTCGTTGCGATCGATAATGATGGTTTCCAACGCATGAATGAATACTCTGCCTGGAAGTACAAGGAATCCAATATTCCTGGCATGCAATTTGGTGGCAAGGGAGTTGAGTACGGCGAATTTGTCATGGAGGTGGTGAAACCTTTTATCGACCAAGAATACCGGACTCTTGCTGATCGAGAACATACGGCCATGATTGGTTCTTCCTTGGGGGGAAATATTACCCAATTCTTGGGATTAGAATACCAAGATCAAATTGGTTGTTTAGGTATCTTTTCATCCGCTAACTGGCTGCACCAAGATGCCTTCAATCATTATATCGAACGCAAAAAATTATATGCAGACCAACGGATCTACATCTATGTGGGGACTGAAGAGGCGGATGATACAGATAAAACTTTGATGGCAGGGAACATCAAGCAAGCCTATATCGATTCATCTCTTCGTTATTATCACGACGTCATCCAACAAGGGGTCGATCTCAATCATATTGCCATTCGGATTCAATCCGGTGCTATTCACCATGAAGAAGCTTGGGCTGAACATTTACCAGAATGCCTTCGTTTTTTGGCAGAAAATTGGGATTAATAGACTGTAAATAAAGAAATAAAGGAAAGAGGAAACTTATGAATATTGAACATTTAAGCCACTGGAGTGGCCAACTCAACCGTGAAATGTATCTGAACCGCTATGGACATGCTGGTATTCCTGTTGTGGTCTTCGCTTCATCAGGTGGAAGCCATAACGAGTACTATGACTTTGGTATGATTGATGCTTGTGCTCAGTTTATCGAAGAAGGACGGGTTCAATTCTTTACCCTTTCTAGTGTGGATAGTGATAGCTGGCTTTGTAATTGGAAGAATCCTCACGATCGAGCAGAAATGCACCGAGCTTATGAACGCTATGTGATTGAAGAAGCCATTCCTTTTATCAAACACAAAACAGGCTGGTTTGATCCGATGATGACAACTGGTTGCTCTATGGGGGCCTACCACGCGCTCAATTTCTTCTTGCAACATCCAGATGTCTTCAACAAAGTGATTGCCTTGAGTGGTGTCTATGATGCTCTTTTCTTTGTTGGTGACTTTGGAGGCGATGAAGCCATTTATCAAAACTCGCCATCTGATTATATCTGGAACCAAAATGATGGCTGGTTTATTGATCGTTACCGTCAGGCGGAAATCGTTGTTTGTACTGGTTTAGGGGCTTGGGAACAAGATGGACTTCCATCTTTCTACAAACTGAAAGAAGCCTTTGATCACAAAAATATTCCTGCATGGTTCGCTGAATGGGGACATGATGTCGCCCACGATTGGGAATGGTGGCGCAAACAAATGCCATATTTCCTAGGCCAAATGTATCTATAAGTAAAAAGGGAGGAGACCTCAATGAATTATATCGTTATTTCACCATATTACCCACAAAACTTCCAACAATTTACCATCGAACTAGCTAATAAAGGGATCACTGTCTTGGGAATTGGTCAAGAGCCATATGAACAGTTAGATGAGACTTTGCGCAACAGCTTAACAGAATATTTCCGTGTTGAAAATTTGGAAAATCTGGATGAAGTGAAGCGTGCGGTAGCCTTTCTCTTTTACAAACATGGTCCAATCGACCGTATCGAATCCCACAATGAATACTGGTTGGAATTGGATGCGGCGCTTCGGGAACAATTCAATGTCTTCGGGGCTAAGCCAAAAGATCTGAAGAAAACCAAGTTCAAATCCGAAATGAAGAAACTCTTCAAGAA of Streptococcus sp. S5 contains these proteins:
- the trmFO gene encoding methylenetetrahydrofolate--tRNA-(uracil(54)-C(5))-methyltransferase (FADH(2)-oxidizing) TrmFO encodes the protein MSQSYINVIGAGLAGSEAAYQIAQQGIPVKLYEMRGVKSTPQHKTDNFAELVCSNSLRGDSLTNAVGLLKEEMRRLGSVILEAAEATRVPAGGALAVDREGFANQVTEKVSQHLLIEVIRDEITVLPTDAITVVATGPLTSDALAEKIHTLNGGDGFYFYDAAAPIIDVNTVDMNKVYLKSRYDKGEAAYLNCPMTKQEFMDFHEALVNAEEAPLNSFEKEKYFEGCMPIEVMAKRGIKTMLYGPMKPVGLEYPDDYKGPRDGEFKTPYAVVQLRQDNVAASLYNIVGFQTHLKWGEQKRVFQMIPGLEHAEFVRYGVMHRNSYMDSPNLLEQTYRSKKQANLFFAGQMTGVEGYVESAASGLVAGINAARLFKGEEAAIFPETTAIGSLAHYITHADSKHFQPMNVNFGIIKELEGPRIRDKKERYEKIAERSLQDLSQFMEK
- the dprA gene encoding DNA-processing protein DprA, which codes for MEKFEIFKLKEAGLSNEQVLRVLDYCRKEQVLPSLEEIARIARCRSILHFVDKYRQLDEDHLHKEFERFPSLSIFDPEYPEELLQIYNPPVLLFYQGDLQLLSKPKIAVVGARETTREGVRSVEKIIKELGNELVIVSGLAKGIDATAHYASIRNGGKTIGVIGTGLDVFYPKSNQRLQSHMGEHHLILSEYGPGQAPLKFHFPERNRIIAGLCQAVIVAEARFRSGSLITCERAMEEGRDVFAIPGNILDGKSAGCHHLIQEGAKLITSGQDILDELKYEL
- a CDS encoding alpha/beta hydrolase; translated protein: MNKSYFYLDMKTHELKVPYTGKLRRVRVLLPKNYETDTDRRYPVVYFHDGQNVLYSKEAYAGHSWKVIPAIKRNPDISRMIVVAIDNDGFQRMNEYSAWKYKESNIPGMQFGGKGVEYGEFVMEVVKPFIDQEYRTLADREHTAMIGSSLGGNITQFLGLEYQDQIGCLGIFSSANWLHQDAFNHYIERKKLYADQRIYIYVGTEEADDTDKTLMAGNIKQAYIDSSLRYYHDVIQQGVDLNHIAIRIQSGAIHHEEAWAEHLPECLRFLAENWD
- the topA gene encoding type I DNA topoisomerase; the encoded protein is MVTKKKSSTTKKNLVIVESPAKAKTIEKYLGRNYKVMASVGHIRDLKKSTMSIDFDNNYEPEYINIRGKGPLINDLKKEAKKAKQVFLASDPDREGEAISWHLAHILNLDAKEKNRVVFNEITKDAVKNAFKEPRQIDMDLVDAQQARRVLDRIVGYSISPILWKKVKKGLSAGRVQSVALKLIIDRENEINDFKPEEYWTIDGVFKKGTKQFQASFYGIDDKKMKLNTNEEVKAVLERLDGKDFTVEKVEKKERRRNAPLPYTTSSMQMDAANKINFRTRKTMMVAQQLYEGINIGSGVQGLITYMRTDSTRISPVAQNEAANFIVDRFGEKYSKHGSRVKNASGAQDAHEAIRPSSVFNTPESIAKYLDKDQLKLYTLIWNRFVASQMTAAVFDTMNVRLGQNGVQYTANGSQVKFDGYLAIYNDSDKNKMLPDMVEGDIVKQVNSKPEQHFTQPPARYSEATLIKTLEENGVGRPSTYAPTIETIQKRYYVKLVAKRFEPTELGEIVNKLIVEFFPDIVNVTFTAEMEGKLDDVELGKEEWQKVIDAFYKPFTKEVAKAEEEMEKIQIKDEPAGFDCEVCGSPMVIKLGRFGKFYACSNFPDCRHTQAIVKEIGVECPECHQGQIIERKTKRNRIFYGCNRYPECEFTSWDKPIGRDCPKCGHYLVEKKVRGGGKQVVCSNGDYEEEKVK
- a CDS encoding esterase family protein, which encodes MNIEHLSHWSGQLNREMYLNRYGHAGIPVVVFASSGGSHNEYYDFGMIDACAQFIEEGRVQFFTLSSVDSDSWLCNWKNPHDRAEMHRAYERYVIEEAIPFIKHKTGWFDPMMTTGCSMGAYHALNFFLQHPDVFNKVIALSGVYDALFFVGDFGGDEAIYQNSPSDYIWNQNDGWFIDRYRQAEIVVCTGLGAWEQDGLPSFYKLKEAFDHKNIPAWFAEWGHDVAHDWEWWRKQMPYFLGQMYL
- a CDS encoding ATP cone domain-containing protein → MEVIKRSGEVVEFNPDKIYQAILKAAQVVYVLTDDLRQNLAQVTKKVAMDLDEAQVERATISMIQSLVEQRLLGAGYITIAEHYISYRLQRDLERSGYGDHIAVHLHFEQIR
- a CDS encoding ribonuclease HII, with the translated sequence MATIKEIKEQLASIQRLDDPLLTELEQDSRSGVIQAIAKRKKEIQKRLDEDERLEKMLAYEKELYTQGIQLIAGVDEVGRGPLAGPVVAAAVILPKACKIPGLNDSKKIPKSKHKEIYEAVLQNAIAIGIGIKDNQVIDQVNIYEATKLAMREAIGQLEPQPQHLLIDAMRLDLPISQTSIIKGDANSLSIAAASIVAKVTRDQMMEEFDRKYPGYDFAQNAGYGTAKHLAGLDQLGVTPIHRRSFEPVKSMCED
- a CDS encoding ROK family protein — its product is MLFTIDIGGTFIKYGLMDADYQLVHTDKIPTPPTIEEFWQGLEEIVTPVREEIEGIAISCPGEIQKSLGFVLRGGLIPYLRSIPLASKLEQTFQVPVTVLNDGEAAGLAEARLGNLKDCPCGATLVLGTGVGLALLSNGDLLRGWQLTEYIRSIDKAERTPENRRFHRELFLQGISNLLENTGSAVQFVEKASHILNLEKADGIAVFKALDLGGHEELISLFQEYCHDIAILIFNLQSLLLIEKVTIGGGISSQPLLIDEISRQYHELLSQKGHKQFEALPIQAARFHNESNLIGAASYFYSSTYQKKF
- the ylqF gene encoding ribosome biogenesis GTPase YlqF, coding for MATIQWFPGHMSKARRQVQENLKFVDFVTVLVDARLPLSSQNPMLTKIVGDKPKLMILNKVDLADPVATKEWQDYFESQGIKTLAINSKEQSTVKKVTDAAKSLMADKIARQKERGIQIETLRTMIIGIPNAGKSTLMNRLAGKKIAVVGNKPGVTKGQQWLKTNKDLEILDTPGILWPKFEDEEVALKLALTGAIKDQLLPMDEVTIFGLNYFKEHYPAVLQERFKQMDLEQEAPEIIMEMTQKLGFREDYDRFYQLFVKDVRDGKLGRYTLDRVGEFDGNH